A single Pantoea rwandensis DNA region contains:
- the nadK gene encoding NAD(+) kinase, with product MNKHFNCIGIVGHPRHPTALTTHEMLWRWLTAKGYEVIVEQQIARELNLKDVETGSLAEIGQRADLAVVVGGDGNMLGAARVLARYDIKVIGINRGNLGFLTDLDPDNAQQQLDDVLQGEYFVESRFLLEAQVCKEACSPRIGSAINEVVLHPGKVAHMIEFEVYIDEVFAFSQRSDGLIISTPTGSTAYSLSAGGPILTPSLDAIAIVPMFPHTLSARPLVINSSSTIRLRFSSLRSDLEISCDSQIALPIQEGEDVLIRRSAHHLNLIHPKNYNYFNTLSSKLGWSKKLF from the coding sequence ATGAACAAACACTTTAACTGCATTGGGATTGTCGGCCATCCGCGCCATCCTACTGCGTTAACCACCCATGAAATGCTCTGGCGCTGGCTGACAGCAAAAGGCTATGAGGTGATCGTCGAGCAGCAGATTGCGCGCGAACTGAACTTGAAAGATGTGGAAACCGGCAGCCTGGCGGAAATCGGCCAACGTGCCGATTTAGCCGTGGTAGTGGGCGGTGACGGCAATATGCTGGGCGCCGCACGCGTGCTGGCACGTTATGACATCAAAGTGATTGGGATTAACCGCGGTAATCTCGGTTTTCTCACCGATCTCGATCCCGATAACGCACAGCAACAGCTGGATGATGTGCTGCAGGGCGAATACTTTGTTGAAAGCCGTTTCCTGCTGGAGGCGCAGGTGTGCAAAGAAGCGTGCTCGCCAAGGATTGGAAGCGCCATCAATGAAGTGGTACTGCACCCGGGCAAAGTCGCCCACATGATTGAATTTGAAGTGTATATCGATGAGGTTTTTGCCTTTTCCCAGCGTTCGGATGGGTTAATCATCTCCACGCCTACCGGCTCAACCGCCTATTCCCTCTCTGCGGGTGGCCCGATACTGACGCCATCGCTGGATGCCATCGCCATTGTGCCCATGTTCCCGCACACGCTTTCCGCACGTCCGCTGGTAATCAACAGCAGCAGCACCATTCGTCTGCGTTTTTCATCGTTGCGCAGCGATCTGGAAATCAGCTGCGATAGCCAGATTGCGCTGCCTATCCAGGAAGGGGAAGATGTGTTGATTCGCCGCAGCGCGCATCATCTCAACCTAATCCATCCTAAAAATTACAATTATTTTAATACCTTAAGCTCGAAACTCGGCTGGTCAAAAAAATTGTTCTGA